GAGGTCTGACAGAAGTCCCAGTGCCCACCAGGTAACGgtttagcacattaaaaactcaaaatatgtctTTAGAAAAATGATGGAAGtttaattaactaaaattaagtTTCGAATATGTTTTGTCTTAATGGACAGATTCTTGTTTGTGCTACTTGGGCCTCCTGGCAAAGCCAAATCTTACAACGAGATTGGACGTGCCATCGCCACGCTCATGGTGGATGATGTAAGtttgattgttttgtttgtttgttatccaATTCATATTTGtaatacagtatacagtaatgtGGGATTCATCCAAATAatcttgggtaaaaaaaaaaaaaaaagataaactcgTGACGTACATTTAAAGAGATCCAAGACTGATTTCCTCTGTTTTACCTATAGCTCTTCAGTGATGTAGCATATAAAGCCAGGGACCGAGAGGATCTGATCGCTGGCATTGATGAGTTTTTGGACGAGGTGATTGTGCTTCCACCTGGAGAATGGGACCCCAAAATTCGCATAGAACCCCCCAAAAAAATTCCCTCAGCGGACCAAAGGTAAAACTTATTATTTTGTAGCTTTGGTTGGCCCATAAGTTTCCCATCTTGACATTCTCTTTGTTTTCTCTGAGAAGGAAGTCTGTTTTTTCCCTCAATGAGCTGGGTCAGATGAATGGGACAGCAGTCGGTGGAGGGCCTGTTAGTGAGGATGAGGAGATGCCTGTTCCACATGAGCTTGGTGAAGAGTTGGCATATACAGGGAGGTGGGTCCATTgcgtcatccatccatccatccacctaaAGTTATGTATTTCTTTTCTTCTATCCATAAGACATACAAACCAGACATTTATCCAGCtgcatttactcagtgcaacttgaAAGAACGCCATTCCAGACTGGAAGCTAATTTTCAGATTTTAATGTGGATTAACTTGCACAGATTTTGATTTAATGCAGACTTTAAACATTTCTTCAAATACGTTTTCTCTGCaaacttttttattcattttaaatctacTTCCTTACATTCAAATGTCAATTTTGCCTCCTGTTTGTCACCTCCATTAGTTTATGGAAATTGAAATTACATATGCAAATAAGTTCTGAATGATTACAGCCCTGCTGACTGAGCATTCATCTGCTGATCTCCAGGACCTGAAGTTCTAGTACTTCAACCTTGCAGAGCCTCTAAAACACTTCGGCTGTAAATTTTTGGAGTAAAGTTTCAGGAGCTCGAAGTGTTCTTGCCTTATCTGTCTTTACAAATAATTGAAAGATGTCTTAGAGCTCTGAGGTTCAGGAGAGTTCATATCTTAATCAATATGTCAGAAAAGGAAAATTTAATGCACTTTTTGGCACTCTCGCTCAAGGGCTTTTGAGGACTTAGAGATAGAAAATGGGGGCCAGTACTCAGTGCTAATAATCAAGATAGAGCTCACCTCTGTCTGTCTAACACAAGCTAAAGAGGACAAGTCTTTGTTGAATTATGGATTAAACATCTACGTTTACGGGACAGGTTCTGTGGCGGCCTTTTCCTTGACATAAAGAGGAAGCTCCCCTGGTACCCGAGCGACTTTTATGAAGGCTTCCACATTCAGTCCATCTCTGCAGTGCTCTTCATTTACCTGGGCTGCATTACCAATGCAATCACCTTTGGGGGCCTTCTAGGGGATGCCACAGACAATTACCAGGTACACCTCGCAGTTTTCTATACTTGACACAGAACATGATAGTTTGTTTAAAGTTGTATATCTTCTTTTCTTATGCTTGTGACAGTAGCTTCATCTATAGCTGTCTTCTTTTTGTCTCTCTCGTTTTTCACCTTGTTTCCATGTCTCTATCCctgtttaactctctgtcagggTGTGATGGAGAGTTTTTTGGGCACTGCTCTAGCAGGAACAGTATTCTGCTTGTTTGGCGGTCAACCGCTCATTATTCTCAGCTCAACGGGCCCCATCCTCATCTTTGAGAAACTGCTTTATGAATTCAGCAAGTGAGAGAGTCCTCTGCACCAATACATCATAATTTCACAGTCGATTATTGTGGACAATACAGAAGAGCCTTCCATGCTCACTTTCATCAAACCCTTAAAAGACACTCATAAGTCATCTCTCTTCACTGATGCAAATAAGTGACTTCTCTCTTGCTCTCTAGTGATCACTGCTTTTGTATTTATCTCTCTTTATTGTTTCTTTAAActttttccccctcagaaatAATGGGATTGATTACATGGAGCTTCGACTGTGGATCGGAATACACTCCTGCGTGCAGTGCATTTTCCTAGTCGCAGTGGATGCCAGCTACATCATAAAGTACATGACGCGTTTCACCGAGGAAGGCTTCTCTAGCCTCATCTCCTTCATCTTCATCTCCGATGCCATCAAGAAGATGGTGGGAGCTTTCAAATACTATCCCATCAACACAGACTTCAAACCAGACTATGTTACGGCCTACAAGTGCGAGTGTTTGGCACCAGACACAAGTAAGTCCATTCTTGGCATAGAGCACGTCAGTTTTGAAATGGTGGAGAAGTAACTGTGAACTAGATATAGAGCAAATTTGCATTGATTTAGTGCGTCAGGATTTGTGCACTAAGaagaaatggtaacactttacaataaggtgcaATTAGTTTATATTAGTTAGTGCATTAGGTATCATAAACAAGCAATGACCAACACATTTTctaacatttattaatctagtaATCTCAGTTCATTTCTAAATATGCTACTGTTCAATGTTATCTCATATTTGGCTGTAATACTTATGTTATTAATGCTTATGGTTAACTGATGTTAATcaaatttgtttagtttttaaataaatcatttatttttaattttattctttcattttgttTAGGTTGTGTTTGCTTTAAATAATTCTTTAGTTCTCGTTTTCtagttttcttatttgttttacttaGAGCATTTAAGATTGATACCCTGCCTTTAaagtcaacatttatttatttattttaaatgtttatcaaAATATCATATCTCTGTTAACTTCTCCAGTAAATTTAGTCTACCccaaagctgaaaattcagctttgccatcacaggaattaactgcattttaaaactattttagttatattaaattggaatattttcacatattttgatcaaacaaatgcaccctttgtgagcataaaaggcgacattaaaaaatcttaccctACATGCTGTAAAATGAACATTAATCTGGATGAATATGCTGTAGAAGTAtgatttgttgttttttcattaaaCTTTAACTATTAACTTATGGTAATGAATCAAACCCTGTTGTGCAGTGTTACAGAATAAATTTCACTTTGGAGTCACTGCACTGTCAGTATGCATTAATTAACATGCCCAATATTAATTTCTTGATTAAACAAAGTTGCTTTGGGTGTTTGAAAAGAACTGGCTGAGTGCATGTGATTAGTGTAACttatttgtgttgtgtttgtttttgctgCAAACCCCAAACATGGCCTCCGATTGATGTGAGTACTTTTCCATAAACATGAGTTTAAACTGGACaaatagcatgtttttagcatgtttgtGTTTATCATATGGCTTGCAGCAATGAATGTAAACTAGCAATGAGgtcttttaaaagtaatttaggcGTGCTGGATTGTTTCAAACACCAAATGAACATTTCAGTAGAGCTACACCGGGTTCTAATCGAGGTGGGATGGCATCCCCCTGGTTGAAAAAAAATTACGAAAGCACCCACTCAGTTGAACCACCATCCCCCCTTACCATCCCCTTTAGATTTTTActgtttattatataaaaatgttaaaattctcTAGCCTTCTTATGATAATTCATGAAATAAATAACGGCGATTGCCCAATCAGAACTTGTTTCTGTAACAAGCTGCGCACAAGAGGAAGCAAGTTTTCCTAATTTTTCACGCAAAATGGTTCAAGCGCAACTTTTGAagttctttaaaaagaagacaaaataaaAGGTATGATTTTTAACACATTCCCTTGACAATGATATCGTGCTGTATGTGTGACTGGGAGGGATTGAGAGAAGATAGGACttaacaaaaaccaaacaaaaacacgCCTTGAGAGTCCATTGAAAGCATTTACTGCATGATAAAGCCTATTAGAATGCccttataattcatgaatgaattatgaattataagGATGCCTTATAACACCCACCCATGtatgagtttttgtttttatatttgttgcaCAAGCAGTGTACTTCTTTTGAATAACAGCACGTGTGCTATTAATGTTATACAACAGTTCATAACAACACGATTTAGATTTTTGAATTAATTAGTTTTTGAACAAATCCAGTGAGCCATTCTGATGGATTAATTGTTTCTAATTGAATCCGCCGTTTTGTACGAATCGTTTGATCTCAatgtttcaataaataatttattaaaacagggACTTGCTTCCATCtactggcattttttttttacaattctacCACTGGCAATGCCTGCAGTCATTTACAACTGCCAAAGCTGGCTTTAATCCTGGATAAATCCTTCTAACAAAGTTTCTTGAGATTTCCATTTGTTCTGCTCATTTTCCTCTCTgattctccctctctctgtttgTTCAGTGGCACCAATGATCTTCGATGTTGTAGTCCCAGTGCCAGATAATTCCTCTGCTCTCTTTGGTGTAAGTGCCTCATGTCTTCACCTCACTCACATCTGTGTTAGCATGAGCTCAGATTAGATTACAGCTTTTGAATCCACTGTATTTGCACTAACTATCACTGATTTAATAACCCACAATGAtactttgtgtttttgtattatttcattaTGAAGGAAATATCAATCCAACATAAATccaattaatttattacaaattgATTCTTACTGATCTAGGTCTGCTGTATTGCTGTATGTCTTTGGCCCTCTCctgttttattctttctttttctctctcttttttttctgtttacccACCACACAACCCTTCCATCCTCTGCCCTGTCTACAATCCTCCCTCCTGTCCCTGATTTCTACCTTTTCCTCTGTCTTGGTCCCATCTTCTCAGTTGAATATAACAGCTCTGGACTGGAGTCAGCTGAGTAAGAAGGAGTGTGTAAAGTACGGAGGCTCACTGGTAGGAAATTCCTGCAAGTATGTTCCAGATCTTGCTCTCATGTCCTTCATTTTGTTCTTCGGGACCTACACTATGACTGTAACCCTGAAGAAGTTCAAATTCAGTCGCTACTTTCCCACAAAGGTAAGACCAGTGaagtttctttttcctttttctcaCCAAACTCCTGCGAAAACAGATTTTCACACTTGCAATTTCTATCAGTCACTTGTACCTTGTTAGTATCTTTGACATGTCCTTTCATCCTTAAGTTTTTGTCTGCTATTGCAAAATCTGACTGACTATATCTTGTTTAAGATAAAAGTTGTCTCTATTCTTTAATTCTGCATGATCCTAATAGCTGATGGGATTTAGTAAGTTCAGTAGGGTCTTTGATAGTGTTAGAGCTTTGTACCTGTAAAGTCATGAAAGATAAACAAGGTCATGTGGTTTTAATCATGCTTGTGACGCACAATACTTTTTAACTAAAGGTTCTTTAAAGCGTGTATTTATGCTATGAACCtttttgatatactgtatatgataattcttttttgagaaaaaaagggggaaaaaggagaaaaaaactgaaaacttttaacagataataataagaaacatttcttgagcaccaaatcagcatattagaatcatttctgaaggatcatgtgacactgaagactgcagtaatggatgctaaaaattaatcttttccattacaggaataaattacattttacaatatattaaagtagaaaacattgattttattttattttaaattgtaataatggttCAAATGTTTTAACtctattttcgatcaaataaaaagaaaaaactgtatgcaattataataataattgaataatgaataatggCTAGTTTGCAGCTCAATATATTTTATGTAGCTTTGCAACAACACTGTGATTCTGCTGTTGCAACTACGTGTTTTATTCActtcttttaaatatatgtatatatatacagtatatacatttattttctttctgtctAGCTAAGGAAGTTGATTAGTGACTTCTCCATCTTCATGTCCATCATGACATTTGTGGGACTGGACATGCTAATGGGTTTGAAGACTCCCAAACTCATTGTTCCCACGGAGTTCAAGGTGAGAGTAAATGATGTTCAGCTCACACGTGCTGGAGAATAAAACTGATCTTGATTTGTTTGTGACTTTTCAATAAAGGCTCTTCTTTGGTTTTTCCTCATTGTTTTATTGGGTATTTCCTCTTCAAATCACGTAGCCCACACGTGCCGACCGGGGTTGGTTTGTGATGCCATTTGGAAAGAATCCGTGGTGGGTTTACCTGGCAAGCTTCGTCCCTGCGCTCCTCGTCACCATCCTCATCTTCATGGACCAGCAGATCAGTGCTGTCATCGTCAACCGCAAGGAAAACAAGCTAAAGGTACCTGTGCAATGAGCAGATCTTTCCTCACCCCTGTTCTTTTCATCGCCACTGATTTCCTCAAATTCTCGCTCTGTTTGTTACAGAAAGGTTGTGGGTATCACCTGGATCTAATGTGGGTGGGCTTTCTGATGGTAGCCTGTTCTTTTATGGGCCTGCCGTGGTACGTGGCAGCCACTGTCATTTCCATTGCTCACATTGACTCACTGAAGATGGAGAGCGAGTCTAGTGCTCCAGGGGAACAGCCGCAGTTTCTGGGTGTGAGGTGAGACAGACAAGGACAACTTGTTTAGTAACCATAACAGGTGTTTTGTGGGCTCCCACTGATGgtgtttctgattggctgtgtaCAGAAAAAGAAAGTTGATTTTTAGCTTACCATGTAATCATTTCCTTTAATAACAGCCATAAATTATAAAACGTTTACTGAGAGTGGGCTATTGAGACTTACTACAAACTTGATTGTCATAAAATTCAATTTATGTGAGGAGGCGGACCACATTTATAGCCAAATGGTAATTAATCTACATGGAACAGATGTCAAGCCTCAAAATGTAGCTATAAACTGCTTAAATCATCTGGATACAGCTGAAATgctgaaataaatgcatttgtgcaCTGTGTTTTGGTGTGAGTCGGGCACTTGCTTCTTTGTTGCATCATAGCTCAAcacaaattatacaaatacaaatagttCTCCATATTCTAttgtctcttttctctctctcttactgcTTCTCTTCTGATTACAGAGAGCAAAGGCTGACAGGAATCCTGGTCTTTGTGCTGACAGGAGTGTCTATCTTCTTGGCCCCCATCCTGCAGGTGAGCTTGTTGAAATGACAGAGATACTTAATACTGACTCTGACCTATTATTTAGGGTAGATTAGCaattattatcataaaaaaagttCTTTGATGATATCTGTATGATCTGATCTACTTGTCTAGCTGTACTATTTCGAATGGGGAAAGAACAAACAGATGTTATGTACTGTACACTACTGATCAAAATCTGGGGGcaggatttttctttttgttatgtTATTGTTAAGTTATGttcaacaagcctgcatttatttgattgaaaatacaataaaagtaatattgtgaaatattatcacaaaatTGAAATATTTGAATACATGGTGCTCATTGAATACATTACTATCCAgcagaaatcattctgttatgCTGATTAGATACATACGAagcaattattattgttattatatttatgtggaaattgtgatatatttttaggATGCTTCTAAAAGaaagttaaaagaaaaacatttattagaaataaatattttataacattataaaggtCATTACTGTTTGCttctcagtttaatgcatccttggtgaataaaagtattaatttattttcctttcatttcattttattttcctttttaaaaatcttgctgacccaCTACTTGTGCACATTTAAATGCTATGTATTTACTAAACTGAATTTCTAAAACAGGTAAAGGAAACAAAGGATAGCAGCCTGAAAGTCATCTTCAATTGGTCAGATGCAATCATCTTAAAGCCATGACtttcaaaaagaaaatgtattattattattattcatgggACCTTAAATGCagttgaaatgtgtttttaaaggtCAAACATTCTTAGAAaaccaaccacaaaaaaaaaaaaaggtgaagaaGCACTTGcctgatctttaaaaaaaaaaaaattatatatatatgtatatatatatatatatatatatatataaataaatatatatgctgTTTTGTTTAAATTAAGGGCAAAAGCAAGATTCATCAGCACTTCCAGTTATATTTCTCTGAAAGTCACTTCACTTCCATGATCTGATTATTCTCAGAAGGGTAGGAGGTTTTATTCATCAGAAATATTGAGTGGATGGTGGAAAGTGGGCGTTATACTTTATATCAGAATGGAGACTTAgaaaatgtgttcatgtttattaAGAGAATGAAATAGATTTGGTTTTGCCTTCATGTTGTCTTCAAATGTAACTGCTGTTGCCTTGGCAGCTGAAgtgtatgtatttgttttctgtttgtagTTCATTCCTATGCCGGTCTTGTATGGAGTCTTCCTCTACATGGGTGTTGCTTCTCTTAGTGGTATCCAAGTAAGTGCCTTTAGGGATCTAACCTTTTCCCcacccctcctcctcctcacagCCATTACCAAACTGCTTGGAACAGTTCTGATGGCTGATGTACTTTAATTGTTTTTGACATTTCTATGTTTTAATTTCATAGAAAATGTTCAAACCATACAGAGAAAACCTTACAACTTGTACTTTGTGTGAGAGGGTAACACTCATTTGCATGCACGCTGCAACTGTGTTTAGTGATTAGAAATGAGTGATTTCTGCCCACTTTGACAGTACAGGGATGGAAGAGCGTGGTGTTGTGGGAATGGATATTTGCATGCCGGCTGGGTTTACTGAGGCAATTTTGAGCTGCATTTTGATGAGACTGTCAGACTGGAGTAAGAATCCACCCTCTTGTGTGCTACTTTTCTGTGCTGCTCTAGTAGTAGTCCACTTTAATGTCAATTAGAGAACAAGAGGAGGACACAGGCAAAAAGATGGACCTCAAGCGGAGAGGTTTACAATATTCTGAAAGAATACAAATGCATTTTGGTTCACGCTTCTCTGAGGCTAAATGGTTAAAAGCTGAGTTTGATTCTAAATAGCAATGTTTTCTTTTATACAGGTGCTGATCatataattttgacttatttttgatttatttcactaattccattcaaaaagtcaaacttgtatattatattcattcattgcacacagactgatatatttcagaggtttatttcttttaattttgattattataactgacaactaaggaaaatcctaaattcagtatctcagaaaattagaatataacttaaaacCAATACCAAGAAagtatttttagaaatcttggccaactaaaaaagtataaaaatgaaaagtataaagtatgagcatgtacagcactcaatacttagttggggctccttttgcctgaattactccAGCAATGCTGTGTGGCATGGattcgatcagtctgtggcactgctcaggtgttatgacagcccaggttgctctgatagtggccttcagctcttctgcattcttgggtctggcatatcgcatcttcctcttcccaataccccatagattttctatgtggttaaggtcaggcgagtttgctggccaattaggaacagggataccatggtccctaaaccaggtactggtagcttttgcACTGTGTGCATGTGCcgagtcctgttggaaaatgaaatctgcatctccataaagttggtcagcagcaggaagcatgaagtgctctaaaacttcctggtagaaaacacagtggacgaacaccagcagatgacatggcaccccaaaccatctctgactgtggaaactttacactgaacctcaagcaacgtggattgtgtgcctgtCCTCTCTTCCTCTAGACTCTGGGAACCTGacatccaaaggaaatgctaaatttactttaattagagaacataactttggaccactcagcagcagtccagtcctttttgaagcaagacgcttctgacgctgtctgttgttcaaaagGTGGTTTGACACaaagaatgcgacagctgaaacccatgtcttgcatacgtctgtgcttagtggttcttgaagcactgactccagctgcagtccacactttgtgaatctcccccacatttttgaatgggttttgtttcacaatcctctccagggtgcagttatacctattgcttgtacacttttttctaccacatcttttccttccctttgcctctccattaatgtgcttggacacagagctctgtgaacagccagcctcttttgcaatgaccttttgtgtcttgccctcctttgTGCAAGctgtcagtggtcgtcttttggacaactgtcaagtcagcagtcttccccatgattatgtagcctacagaactagactgagagaccatttaaagatctttgcaggtgttttgagttaattagctgattagcgtgtggcaccaggtgtcttcaatattaaaccttttcacaatattctaatttctaaaatttgggattttccttagttgtcagttataaacatcaaaattaaaagaaataaatatctgaaatatatcagtctgtgtgtgatgaatgaatataatttacaagtttcactttttgaatggaattagtgaaataaatcatatttctgatgatattctaattatatgaccagcacctgtatttgtCAAGCTTGGGCATGTAGATTTGTGATTGTCTTATATAAGTGAGGTAAAACAATAGAAAGTCAATGTTTAAGTCATttcaaaccatttcaaacaaaatGACTGTTGTTTCTGATTTTCTCACTCTCAAGCTTCAAAAAGTATGATAGCATTATAAAAACATCATACAAGTTGTCCACATGACTGTGGTGCCATACATTTCAAGTTTTCTAAAGCCATCTGATAGTTTTGCGTGAGGAAATGATCAAAATGGAAGTTGCCAATGGAAGTGATCACTGAGTAAGTTGAGAACCTGCTCAGTCCGAattgtgaacaaatcattcagatcaAACCATTAAGACTGAACCATTTTGTAAAGGGAATCTGTTTATTCAAATCATTCAAACAACTGAATGATTTTGTGAAGTGAACCAGCGTATTCATCAAAAGGGCTGAAGGCTGCAAAGACCTGGTCCTGGTTCACTTTCATTAGATGGAAATGAGTCCTTTGGGTTTGaaatgaaatgagggtgagtaaataatgacagatttttcccCTGAGTATCTAATCAGACGTTTTGTCCTTTATAGTTCTGGGACAGGATCAAACTGATTATGATGCCAGCGAAACACCAGCCAGATTTTTCATACCTGCGCCACGTACCGCTGAGAAGAGTCCACCTGTTCACACTGGTGCAGATTGTGTGCTTAGCTGTTCTCTGGATCCTCAAATCCACATTCCTCGCAATCATTTTCCCAGTCATGGTATGAATATTTTATATTGCCACACACAAACAGCAATGTATATCATGATTCATAACTATATTAGTTTTCATGTAATCTATTCGGTAAGGGATAATTGTACTTTAAAATGTTGTACGATTGTAATTTGTAGATAAATCACGCTGTAAACATTGAGATGAATTTCCAGAAGTCTGTGATTTAGTATGTTATTCAAGGTTCCTAAAGATAATAAATATTAGGTATGTGTTAAGGAAACCAAAAAATAGTTTTCTCGTTCCCTCAGATTCTTGGTCTCATGGTGATACGTAAGATGTTGGACATGGTCTTCTCTCAACATGATCTGGCATGGCTGGACGATATCCTGCCAGAGaaggaaaagaagaaaaaggaGGATGAAAAGAAGAATACCAAGAAGGACAAAAAGAAAGGCAAAGGAGGGAATGACAGTGAAGACGTAAGTGTTTTAGTAGTCTGATTATTCACAGACAGACCCAGATGGCTGGGATTTAAATGAGAGAAGTTTTATTTGACTTGACTTAAGTCATATAAAGATTCTCTTTCATTTTTGGCAAAGTTATTGTATTGTGCTTCTCCAGTGCCACCTTCTGGTGGAAAAGAGCCTCATGCTTATAACAATAAAGCATCAAAAACAAACTTTGACCAATTCTACACATGCATAAACTCATCTTTATCGTTCTTTGATCCACAGGACAAGTCTAACCCTTATGCAAACTGCTCCCCCAGTGATTCGGACTTGGATCGCAGGTACTGTGTGCTCAAACTACACGTTCCCTACCGTGACCTCTTACGGGGGCCAGACTCCAACTCCGAGTGGGCAGCACGATGCCAACCAGGCAGTTACTACCACTGATACTgactttattcttttttaaaaatgcGAGAGCATTTCCTCTTGAATACACATCCACTCTACATTTAATAATACTAAAGACGGCATTAATACTTACAGTAGAACTAGATGACATAGTTGAGAGGTAGTTCTGCATATTAAATGTATAACTGCTAAGGTCATGCAAGACCTCGTATACAGTATTTTGCTATATTCTCATTGCCCTTGCCATGCGCTTTGAACCAATGCAGATAGAATTGTTTTCATGCAACCACAAGTATTTTACTCTGCATGCTATTATagaaaatgtgtaatttattatattatgcatatatatatatatatatatatatatatatatatatatatatatatatatatatatatatattcttttgctTACATTTTCACACCTAaagaaacaacacacacactaataattaTTTTTGAACGTCCATAATTAGATGCGAGTACAGTTTGTTTATTTCGTTGAATTATTGGAAAAGATGGCAGtgagaaaggttttaaaatatatatttttttagtataTATAAAGTGTGTCATGTAATTTTGGTTGTTTCTTTCCCTGTAT
Above is a window of Carassius carassius chromosome 4, fCarCar2.1, whole genome shotgun sequence DNA encoding:
- the LOC132139736 gene encoding electrogenic sodium bicarbonate cotransporter 4-like isoform X2, giving the protein MLSRDADVERRLRHDHQRHEHYDCDDRDRYDLEAEGLDQPEHNLPPEINRTISPAAERLRYILGDDEETMPTPTLFTEMDTLQHEGDELEWRESARWVKFEEKVEEGGERWSKPHVSTLSLHSLFELRTCLQTGTVLLDLEGYSLPQIVDDIIERQIEEGLIGPELRDKISFVLLRKHRHQTKKPIHRSLADLGKSGSGVTRSPARSPAAGANFNRSTEDLRSKQAANYGRLRLAQSRSMNDIADTPSTDQLKNKFMKKIPRDAEASNVLVGEVDFLEKPFVAFVRLSQATTLGGLTEVPVPTRFLFVLLGPPGKAKSYNEIGRAIATLMVDDLFSDVAYKARDREDLIAGIDEFLDEVIVLPPGEWDPKIRIEPPKKIPSADQRKSVFSLNELGQMNGTAVGGGPVSEDEEMPVPHELGEELAYTGRFCGGLFLDIKRKLPWYPSDFYEGFHIQSISAVLFIYLGCITNAITFGGLLGDATDNYQGVMESFLGTALAGTVFCLFGGQPLIILSSTGPILIFEKLLYEFSKNNGIDYMELRLWIGIHSCVQCIFLVAVDASYIIKYMTRFTEEGFSSLISFIFISDAIKKMVGAFKYYPINTDFKPDYVTAYKCECLAPDTMAPMIFDVVVPVPDNSSALFGLNITALDWSQLSKKECVKYGGSLVGNSCKYVPDLALMSFILFFGTYTMTVTLKKFKFSRYFPTKLRKLISDFSIFMSIMTFVGLDMLMGLKTPKLIVPTEFKPTRADRGWFVMPFGKNPWWVYLASFVPALLVTILIFMDQQISAVIVNRKENKLKKGCGYHLDLMWVGFLMVACSFMGLPWYVAATVISIAHIDSLKMESESSAPGEQPQFLGVREQRLTGILVFVLTGVSIFLAPILQFIPMPVLYGVFLYMGVASLSGIQFWDRIKLIMMPAKHQPDFSYLRHVPLRRVHLFTLVQIVCLAVLWILKSTFLAIIFPVMILGLMVIRKMLDMVFSQHDLAWLDDILPEKEKKKKEDEKKNTKKDKKKGKGGNDSEDDKSNPYANCSPSDSDLDRSITLHLKISCPSSPAMPMARGMSCPMPQVKIEMESDYDDTDINPRSRQRDHRDMSSETTL
- the LOC132139736 gene encoding electrogenic sodium bicarbonate cotransporter 4-like isoform X1, with translation MLSRDADVERRLRHDHQRHEHYDCDDRDRYDLEAEGLDQPEHNLPPEINRTISPAAERLRYILGDDEETMPTPTLFTEMDTLQHEGDELEWRESARWVKFEEKVEEGGERWSKPHVSTLSLHSLFELRTCLQTGTVLLDLEGYSLPQIVDDIIERQIEEGLIGPELRDKISFVLLRKHRHQTKKPIHRSLADLGKSGSGVTRSPARSPAAGANFNRSTEDLRSKQAANYGRLRLAQSRSMNDIADTPSTDQLKNKFMKKIPRDAEASNVLVGEVDFLEKPFVAFVRLSQATTLGGLTEVPVPTRFLFVLLGPPGKAKSYNEIGRAIATLMVDDLFSDVAYKARDREDLIAGIDEFLDEVIVLPPGEWDPKIRIEPPKKIPSADQRKSVFSLNELGQMNGTAVGGGPVSEDEEMPVPHELGEELAYTGRFCGGLFLDIKRKLPWYPSDFYEGFHIQSISAVLFIYLGCITNAITFGGLLGDATDNYQGVMESFLGTALAGTVFCLFGGQPLIILSSTGPILIFEKLLYEFSKNNGIDYMELRLWIGIHSCVQCIFLVAVDASYIIKYMTRFTEEGFSSLISFIFISDAIKKMVGAFKYYPINTDFKPDYVTAYKCECLAPDTIPVPDNSSALFGLNITALDWSQLSKKECVKYGGSLVGNSCKYVPDLALMSFILFFGTYTMTVTLKKFKFSRYFPTKLRKLISDFSIFMSIMTFVGLDMLMGLKTPKLIVPTEFKPTRADRGWFVMPFGKNPWWVYLASFVPALLVTILIFMDQQISAVIVNRKENKLKKGCGYHLDLMWVGFLMVACSFMGLPWYVAATVISIAHIDSLKMESESSAPGEQPQFLGVREQRLTGILVFVLTGVSIFLAPILQFIPMPVLYGVFLYMGVASLSGIQFWDRIKLIMMPAKHQPDFSYLRHVPLRRVHLFTLVQIVCLAVLWILKSTFLAIIFPVMILGLMVIRKMLDMVFSQHDLAWLDDILPEKEKKKKEDEKKNTKKDKKKGKGGNDSEDDKSNPYANCSPSDSDLDRSITLHLKISCPSSPAMPMARGMSCPMPQVKIEMESDYDDTDINPRSRQRDHRDMSSETTL